In Aminobacterium sp. MB27-C1, a single genomic region encodes these proteins:
- a CDS encoding NAD(P)/FAD-dependent oxidoreductase encodes MYDVIVLGGGPGGNKAAELAAKSGLKVVMIEKSRLGGTCLNRGCIPTKAYFARIVGGHGSIEEMWDYKERIVEKLHDGISTLMKMSGVEIIRGTGEITSTGETKIISIETKDGLRQIEGKNFIIATGARSLSMDFEGSALPGIITGDYAVTYPELWKYPECNEVESVAVVGAGVIAVELAVLLKRMGKNVTILKHSDQVLRRSDKDIKKKLIQSLKKMKITMIDYFTPEKATQEETSIKLHGSTPKGPVDIQCDRLILASSMIPILDGFGLEKTAIEYSRKGIRVDKNMQTNIPGIYAIGDVTGGMMLAHLAEYHALSAVEHILGREYVINPDHIPWCVFCDPEIAVAGITEDEAEARNIPIKVARAYFLGNGMAQALNHTDGFVKVIASKDDDRLLGVHIMGPEASSLIGEAALAVAQGMKAKEVARTIHPHPTLTECFKDALFRLEEE; translated from the coding sequence ATGTACGATGTTATCGTTTTAGGTGGAGGGCCCGGAGGAAACAAAGCCGCAGAATTAGCTGCTAAAAGTGGTCTGAAAGTTGTAATGATTGAAAAAAGCCGTCTTGGCGGTACCTGTCTGAATCGTGGTTGTATTCCTACGAAAGCCTACTTTGCCAGAATAGTGGGCGGTCATGGTTCCATTGAAGAGATGTGGGATTACAAGGAACGTATTGTAGAAAAATTACACGATGGCATATCGACTCTCATGAAAATGTCAGGAGTCGAAATTATACGCGGAACAGGTGAAATCACCAGCACTGGCGAAACTAAAATTATTTCTATAGAAACTAAGGATGGCCTGCGGCAAATCGAAGGGAAAAATTTTATTATAGCAACAGGAGCACGTTCCCTTTCTATGGACTTTGAAGGATCGGCGCTTCCCGGCATCATTACCGGAGATTACGCTGTTACTTATCCCGAGCTGTGGAAATATCCCGAATGCAATGAAGTAGAATCCGTAGCCGTTGTAGGAGCCGGCGTCATAGCTGTTGAGCTTGCAGTTCTTCTGAAACGTATGGGGAAAAACGTTACGATTCTCAAACATTCCGACCAGGTTCTTCGTCGATCTGATAAGGACATAAAAAAGAAACTTATCCAATCTCTTAAAAAAATGAAGATTACGATGATCGACTATTTTACGCCGGAAAAGGCAACTCAGGAAGAAACATCCATTAAGCTTCATGGCTCTACACCTAAAGGTCCTGTTGATATCCAGTGTGATCGTCTTATTCTGGCGTCAAGCATGATTCCTATTCTCGATGGTTTCGGGCTAGAAAAAACCGCTATAGAATACTCTAGGAAAGGCATCAGGGTAGATAAAAATATGCAAACTAATATTCCTGGAATATACGCCATAGGAGATGTCACTGGTGGAATGATGCTTGCTCATCTTGCTGAATACCACGCGTTGAGCGCAGTGGAACATATTCTGGGTCGAGAGTATGTTATCAACCCCGATCATATTCCATGGTGTGTTTTTTGCGATCCCGAAATTGCTGTGGCCGGCATAACCGAAGATGAGGCTGAAGCTCGAAATATTCCCATAAAAGTCGCCAGAGCCTATTTCTTGGGTAACGGTATGGCACAAGCTCTGAATCATACTGACGGTTTTGTCAAGGTAATAGCATCTAAAGATGATGATCGCTTACTTGGAGTTCATATTATGGGCCCAGAAGCATCTTCTCTCATAGGTGAAGCAGCCCTTGCTGTAGCTCAAGGGATGAAGGCGAAAGAAGTCGCTAGAACAATTCACCCCCATCCCACTTTAACAGAATGCTTTAAAGATGCTCTCTTCCGCCTGGAAGAAGAATAA
- the gcvPB gene encoding aminomethyl-transferring glycine dehydrogenase subunit GcvPB, translating to MIRLVPPIFETSVPGRKGYSLPEIDVPCEKLESLIPEGMLRKDKAELPEVSEVDVVRHFTRLSQLNFAVDEGLYPLGSCTMKYNPKLNEDMAKLAGFTGIHPLQDPTTVQGALALMYELSEMLAEITGMKAVSLQPAAGAHGELTGIMIIKAYHENRSDTKRTKMIVPDTAHGTNPASSSVAGFEVVEVKSNERGNVDLEALKALMSDEIAGIMLTNPNTLGLFEEEILEIANVIHNAGGLLYYDGANANAILGKTRPGDMGFDVIHLNLHKSFSTPHGGGGPGAGPVGVCEKLVPFLPAPLIIKKDDTYEFDYDRPLSIGKVRSFYGNFGVLVRAYTYIRTMGPEGLRSAAENAVLNANYVQALLKKHYILDFDRICKHEFVLSGKKQHNQYGVSTLDIAKRLIDYGFHPPTVYFPLIVEEALMIEPPESESKEELDAFTQAMISVANEAEEHPETFKDAPYKTVVSRLDETLAARKPVLRWTPEEE from the coding sequence ATGATTCGACTTGTGCCTCCTATTTTTGAAACAAGCGTACCAGGAAGAAAAGGATACTCTCTTCCTGAAATAGATGTGCCTTGCGAGAAGCTGGAGAGTCTGATTCCTGAAGGCATGCTCAGAAAAGATAAAGCTGAATTGCCAGAAGTAAGTGAAGTAGATGTTGTTCGTCACTTTACTCGTCTCTCTCAACTGAACTTCGCTGTAGATGAAGGCCTCTATCCTCTCGGTTCATGCACGATGAAATATAACCCGAAATTAAACGAGGATATGGCAAAGCTGGCTGGATTTACAGGAATCCATCCATTGCAAGATCCGACAACAGTTCAAGGAGCTTTGGCTCTCATGTATGAACTCTCTGAAATGCTGGCGGAAATAACCGGAATGAAAGCAGTATCGCTTCAACCGGCAGCAGGAGCTCATGGAGAGCTCACCGGAATAATGATCATTAAGGCATATCATGAGAACAGAAGCGATACGAAACGAACTAAAATGATCGTGCCTGACACAGCCCACGGTACAAACCCAGCATCTTCATCTGTTGCTGGCTTTGAAGTTGTAGAAGTAAAATCCAATGAACGAGGCAATGTGGATCTTGAAGCTTTGAAGGCTCTCATGTCAGACGAAATTGCTGGCATTATGCTCACAAATCCAAACACCCTTGGCCTATTTGAGGAAGAGATTCTTGAAATAGCCAATGTCATTCATAACGCCGGCGGACTTTTGTACTACGATGGGGCTAACGCTAATGCCATTCTCGGAAAAACACGTCCCGGTGATATGGGATTTGATGTAATTCACCTTAATCTGCATAAATCCTTCAGTACTCCCCATGGAGGTGGCGGCCCTGGTGCAGGCCCTGTAGGAGTGTGCGAAAAACTCGTCCCCTTCCTGCCCGCTCCACTTATTATCAAGAAAGATGATACATACGAATTCGATTATGATCGTCCGCTATCTATCGGTAAAGTACGCTCTTTCTACGGAAACTTTGGCGTTCTCGTACGGGCATATACGTACATTCGCACCATGGGACCGGAAGGTCTTCGATCTGCGGCAGAAAATGCAGTTCTTAACGCAAACTATGTGCAGGCCCTGTTGAAAAAGCACTACATACTTGATTTTGATCGTATTTGCAAACACGAATTCGTACTCTCAGGCAAAAAACAGCATAACCAATACGGAGTCTCTACTTTAGATATAGCTAAACGTCTTATCGACTACGGATTCCATCCACCCACAGTCTACTTCCCTCTCATTGTCGAAGAAGCTCTTATGATAGAGCCTCCAGAGAGTGAAAGCAAAGAGGAGCTAGACGCTTTTACACAGGCTATGATTTCCGTAGCAAATGAAGCTGAAGAACATCCGGAAACCTTTAAAGATGCTCCTTATAAAACGGTGGTTTCTCGACTTGACGAAACACTAGCTGCTCGAAAACCCGTCTTACGTTGGACTCCAGAAGAGGAGTAA
- the gcvPA gene encoding aminomethyl-transferring glycine dehydrogenase subunit GcvPA, with the protein MARYIPNTEKQQKEMLQTIGLSSIKDLFADIPESILLSRDLHIPAALSEMELSKEISSMAARNASADKYTFFLGAGIYDHFIPTVVNHLASRQEFVTSYTPYQPEVSQGTLQTIFEYQTMICELTGMDVSNASMYDGASAMAEAAFMAGTATKRNEILVARSVHPESRIVLESYAPYQHLTVKEIGFKDGRLDIDELKQELSSETAAVIVQNPNFFGTLEDLETIGEITKNAGALFVVATDLMALAILEPPVKYGADIVIGDGQPMGNTMNFGGPGFGFFAVTKKYMRKMPGRIVGQTVDRNGNTGYVLTLQAREQHIRREKATSNICSNQNLNLVMATIYMTLMGKEGLREVAETSLQKAFYTKKLLTKTSKFKATFDTPFFREFVVTSEEDPTLLNKRLFKEGIIGGFDLSCHYPDLKNGWLVAVTEKRTQEEIQRFVKIARGDQA; encoded by the coding sequence ATGGCACGTTATATTCCGAACACTGAGAAACAGCAAAAGGAAATGCTCCAGACTATCGGTCTATCTTCAATTAAAGATCTTTTTGCCGATATTCCGGAGTCTATACTGTTGTCACGAGATTTGCACATTCCTGCTGCTCTTTCCGAGATGGAACTAAGCAAAGAAATTTCTTCCATGGCTGCCAGAAATGCCAGTGCTGATAAATATACCTTCTTCTTAGGGGCAGGCATATACGACCATTTTATTCCTACTGTCGTTAATCATCTTGCAAGCCGGCAGGAATTTGTAACAAGTTACACACCCTACCAGCCTGAAGTAAGCCAGGGAACCCTTCAGACTATTTTCGAATACCAGACAATGATATGTGAACTAACTGGTATGGACGTATCGAATGCTTCTATGTACGATGGGGCATCTGCTATGGCAGAAGCTGCATTCATGGCTGGCACTGCCACCAAAAGAAATGAAATTCTCGTTGCCCGTTCTGTTCACCCTGAAAGCAGAATCGTTCTCGAAAGCTATGCACCCTATCAACATTTAACTGTTAAAGAAATAGGTTTTAAAGACGGACGCCTCGACATAGACGAATTGAAACAAGAACTCTCATCAGAAACAGCGGCTGTCATCGTTCAAAATCCAAACTTCTTTGGAACACTAGAAGATCTTGAAACAATAGGAGAAATTACAAAAAATGCCGGAGCTCTTTTTGTTGTTGCTACAGACCTCATGGCTCTGGCCATTTTGGAACCTCCAGTAAAATATGGTGCAGATATAGTTATTGGTGACGGGCAACCTATGGGTAATACTATGAATTTTGGCGGCCCTGGATTTGGATTCTTCGCCGTAACCAAAAAATACATGCGAAAAATGCCGGGAAGAATTGTGGGACAAACTGTAGACAGAAATGGCAATACTGGTTACGTCCTCACACTTCAGGCACGAGAACAACATATTCGACGTGAGAAAGCAACATCAAATATCTGTTCTAACCAAAACCTTAATCTTGTTATGGCGACAATTTATATGACTCTCATGGGAAAAGAAGGATTGCGAGAGGTTGCCGAAACATCTCTTCAGAAAGCGTTCTACACGAAAAAACTTCTTACTAAGACGAGTAAATTCAAAGCTACCTTTGATACCCCCTTCTTCAGAGAATTTGTTGTCACATCAGAAGAAGACCCCACGTTATTAAATAAACGACTTTTCAAAGAGGGGATCATCGGCGGTTTCGATCTCTCCTGTCACTATCCAGATCTGAAAAATGGCTGGCTCGTTGCTGTTACAGAGAAACGTACGCAGGAAGAGATTCAACGTTTTGTCAAAATAGCAAGGGGGGATCAGGCATGA
- the gcvH gene encoding glycine cleavage system protein GcvH produces the protein MAKVLKDIKYTESHEWVKVENGKARIGITDYAQHAMGDIVYVELPEEGSDYSAGSDLCVVESVKGANDVYAPISGTVTENNTELEDSPELLNEDAYTNWITIIEMSDTSELDNLLDWEAYEKLCDSLETKEGA, from the coding sequence ATGGCAAAGGTATTGAAAGATATTAAGTACACAGAAAGTCACGAATGGGTGAAAGTAGAAAACGGAAAAGCTCGTATTGGTATAACCGACTATGCCCAGCATGCTATGGGCGATATTGTTTACGTTGAGCTTCCAGAAGAAGGTTCTGATTATTCTGCAGGTAGCGATCTTTGCGTTGTCGAGTCAGTAAAAGGAGCCAATGATGTCTACGCTCCCATAAGTGGTACTGTAACCGAAAACAATACAGAGCTGGAAGATTCTCCTGAACTCCTTAATGAAGATGCATACACCAACTGGATTACCATTATTGAAATGTCCGATACATCAGAACTTGATAATTTACTTGACTGGGAGGCTTATGAGAAGCTGTGTGACAGCCTCGAAACAAAAGAGGGGGCATAA
- the gcvT gene encoding glycine cleavage system aminomethyltransferase GcvT gives MRKTAFYEKHIAHSGKMVDFGGWELPVHYEAGIVEEHKRVRSAAGLFDVSHMGEVLVTGPKAEAWLQNMMSNDITIMEEGQVIYTFMCYPNGGVVDDLLVYKVSTENYFLVINASNTEKDVLWLHDHVSEGVHVENLSPQYSELALQGPKAEEILTKITNFDVASLGFFRFVENVNVAGVNALVSRTGYTGEDGFEIYIPWDEGAKVWDAIMEAGQDFGILPAGLGCRDSLRFEAGLPLYGHELAAHITPLEAGLGFFVKLDKQFIGRNALAALKENGVPRKIIGLEMIDKGIPREQYEVKAQGRTVGRVTTGGFSPSLDKSIASALVEAPFVNEEEMIIVIHGKEKKAKKVKRPFYQKHYKR, from the coding sequence GTGAGGAAAACAGCATTTTATGAGAAACATATTGCGCATAGCGGAAAAATGGTCGATTTTGGCGGCTGGGAGTTACCTGTGCATTATGAAGCAGGTATTGTCGAAGAACATAAGAGGGTCAGATCTGCAGCCGGCCTTTTTGACGTCTCTCACATGGGCGAGGTACTAGTTACTGGACCTAAGGCAGAAGCCTGGCTTCAAAACATGATGAGCAACGATATCACAATCATGGAGGAAGGACAGGTCATTTATACATTCATGTGCTACCCCAATGGAGGAGTAGTTGACGACCTTCTCGTCTACAAAGTTTCTACAGAAAATTATTTTCTTGTGATCAACGCATCCAATACTGAAAAAGATGTTCTTTGGCTTCATGATCACGTCTCGGAAGGGGTGCATGTTGAAAACTTATCTCCCCAATACAGTGAATTGGCTCTGCAGGGACCTAAAGCAGAAGAAATCCTGACGAAAATTACAAACTTTGATGTTGCAAGCCTGGGTTTCTTTAGATTTGTAGAGAATGTCAATGTAGCTGGTGTAAATGCACTTGTTTCACGAACTGGATACACAGGAGAAGATGGATTCGAAATCTATATTCCTTGGGATGAAGGCGCGAAGGTTTGGGATGCCATTATGGAAGCAGGCCAAGATTTTGGAATTTTACCTGCTGGTTTGGGATGCAGAGACAGTCTTAGATTCGAAGCGGGGCTTCCCCTCTACGGTCATGAATTAGCCGCCCATATTACCCCACTTGAAGCGGGGCTGGGATTCTTTGTAAAGCTGGATAAACAATTTATCGGTCGAAATGCTCTTGCCGCTCTTAAGGAAAATGGCGTACCTCGAAAAATTATTGGCCTTGAAATGATTGATAAAGGAATCCCGAGAGAGCAATACGAAGTGAAAGCTCAGGGTAGAACTGTGGGAAGAGTAACAACTGGAGGCTTCTCTCCAAGTCTTGATAAGAGCATTGCATCCGCTCTTGTAGAGGCTCCATTCGTCAACGAAGAGGAAATGATTATTGTTATTCACGGGAAAGAAAAGAAAGCTAAAAAAGTAAAAAGACCCTTCTATCAAAAACATTACAAACGTTAA
- a CDS encoding lipoate--protein ligase — protein MLKVKTFFAESPFFDPWINLAFEEHLLSLLSRHDVILYLWQNEHTVVIGRNQNAWKECRTSLLEKEKGTLARRLSGGGAVYHDLGNLNFTFLASHLSYDFIRHIKVLVDAFRSIGIPASFSGRNDILVHGRKISGNAFYQGKLGRYHHGTILVDVDLEKMVRYLQPPAAKLKAKGIDSVKSRVANLKEFNESLSIDVIKKAIFTSFLKEYGGEGSPISLKDLALKDNVQKIYKKYSSQQWIYGNSPDFDVQLEHHFDWGHVDFGFHVKEGMISHCQLYSDAMDGDLIASIAPLLHEVPLNGQALAERLRNSFPHSIPQEAHDIAFWFEHNWTNMF, from the coding sequence ATGCTCAAAGTTAAGACATTTTTCGCAGAATCTCCTTTTTTCGATCCATGGATCAACTTGGCTTTCGAGGAACATCTTCTCTCGTTGCTCTCTCGTCATGATGTAATTTTATACCTCTGGCAAAATGAACACACTGTCGTTATTGGCCGAAATCAAAATGCATGGAAGGAATGCCGTACTAGCCTTCTGGAAAAAGAAAAAGGGACTTTAGCTCGTCGATTATCTGGTGGCGGAGCGGTTTACCACGACTTAGGAAATTTAAACTTTACATTTCTTGCTTCTCATCTCAGTTACGATTTCATTCGACATATCAAAGTTCTTGTTGACGCCTTCAGATCTATTGGAATCCCCGCCTCTTTCAGTGGTAGAAACGACATTCTAGTACATGGCAGAAAAATTTCAGGGAATGCTTTCTATCAAGGTAAACTCGGTCGATATCATCACGGCACAATCTTAGTTGACGTTGACTTAGAAAAAATGGTTCGATATTTACAGCCACCTGCTGCTAAACTGAAGGCTAAAGGAATAGACTCCGTAAAATCTCGTGTTGCGAACCTCAAAGAATTTAATGAATCTCTTTCCATTGATGTAATAAAAAAAGCAATTTTTACCTCATTTCTAAAAGAATACGGAGGAGAAGGATCTCCTATTTCTCTGAAAGATCTTGCTCTGAAAGATAACGTTCAAAAAATTTATAAAAAATATAGCAGTCAACAATGGATTTATGGGAATTCTCCTGATTTTGACGTGCAATTGGAACATCATTTTGATTGGGGACACGTAGATTTCGGTTTCCACGTTAAAGAAGGAATGATCTCTCACTGTCAACTCTATTCTGATGCTATGGACGGTGACCTTATTGCAAGCATAGCGCCCCTTCTGCACGAGGTCCCCCTAAATGGACAGGCTCTTGCAGAAAGATTACGAAATAGCTTCCCTCATTCTATCCCCCAGGAAGCTCACGATATAGCATTCTGGTTTGAACATAACTGGACAAACATGTTTTAA
- a CDS encoding ABC transporter substrate-binding protein, with amino-acid sequence MKRKFLSFTFLGIAIIALCLSPLHAFAADLIIYSSVDEENARHILETFTKDTGIKTQMVFLSSGPALSRLEAEKANPQADVWFGAPSENHIVAKERGLTEPYLSPQATDLADNFKDTEGFWHAFYMNPIGIGVLPDALKSENLPMPESWEDLKHEGFKGTIQMPSPQSSGTAFAIMMTLISIYGEDEAFAYMKALNPNIQTYTQSGTGPSKNLAIKEAKVAIQFTPAFLKLVDEGFPAKVIFPKEGVGYEAAALSIIKGAKNKEGAHKLIDWILSRKGQQSLSENKTYFFPVRSDVTAGEGLPSLSEIKLIDYDREKAAQEKGRLIDRWVTEVLGQ; translated from the coding sequence ATGAAACGTAAATTTTTAAGTTTTACATTTCTTGGTATTGCGATTATTGCATTATGCCTATCGCCTCTTCATGCTTTTGCCGCAGATCTTATTATTTATTCAAGTGTTGACGAAGAGAATGCCCGCCATATTTTAGAGACTTTTACAAAAGACACAGGCATAAAGACACAGATGGTATTCTTATCTTCAGGCCCGGCATTAAGCCGTCTTGAAGCGGAAAAGGCAAATCCACAAGCTGACGTATGGTTTGGTGCGCCGAGTGAAAATCATATTGTAGCTAAGGAAAGAGGTCTTACAGAACCCTATCTTTCTCCCCAAGCTACTGACCTTGCTGATAATTTTAAGGATACAGAAGGTTTTTGGCATGCTTTCTATATGAATCCTATTGGTATAGGTGTTCTTCCAGATGCCTTGAAATCTGAAAATCTCCCAATGCCAGAATCCTGGGAAGACTTAAAACACGAAGGGTTCAAGGGGACGATTCAAATGCCATCACCTCAATCTTCAGGAACAGCTTTTGCTATTATGATGACCTTAATAAGTATTTATGGAGAAGATGAGGCTTTTGCCTATATGAAAGCTCTTAATCCCAATATCCAGACATATACACAGAGCGGAACGGGCCCGAGTAAAAATTTAGCCATTAAAGAAGCAAAAGTGGCCATTCAGTTTACTCCTGCATTTCTCAAGCTTGTTGATGAAGGTTTCCCAGCAAAGGTTATTTTCCCCAAAGAGGGAGTAGGGTATGAAGCTGCAGCCTTATCAATTATCAAAGGAGCTAAAAATAAAGAAGGCGCACATAAACTCATTGACTGGATATTATCTAGAAAAGGACAACAATCTCTCAGCGAAAATAAAACATACTTTTTCCCTGTACGAAGTGATGTTACTGCGGGAGAAGGGCTTCCCTCTCTTTCTGAAATAAAACTTATTGATTATGACAGAGAAAAAGCAGCCCAGGAGAAGGGACGTCTTATTGATCGTTGGGTTACAGAGGTTTTAGGACAGTAA
- a CDS encoding iron ABC transporter permease: MSYLRRAKRELRLLWRDPLLALLVGGVALSLILFVLYPLISVLIKSFQSQEGLYSLQNYHRFFTFRYLRNALKNSLLVGTATGCVGVFIGYIAAFTVTRTTIPAKKFLHVLFILPIISPPFTSSLAILMLFGANGLITKGVLGLKNFSIYGFKGVLLSQIFTFAPVAYLTLRGVLESLNPTLEDAAMNVGASRMQTFWKVTLPLSLPGIASAFLVVFIESLADFGNPLVLAGSRFPMLSTQAYLEITGSFNLPLGAALAVVLLLPSITAFAIQRYYLEKRQYTTITGKPVASSSKLVSRGARKVLQSFVVAFALFVLLFYGTIFVGAMINVWGYDFSLTAKHFLYALSVGFETIKDTLIVALLSTPISGLLGMLIAFLVVRQRFPGKGTIEFVSILNFAVPGTVVGIGYILAFNKPPLLLIGTLAILVLNFIFRYIPVGIQSGIAVLRQIDPAIEEAAQNLGADGVTTFRKITLPLIAPAFFSALVFAFVRAMTAISSAIFLVSARWNLLTVQILNEVGSGRLGVAAAFSVILVVIVLCAIVIISRLVSGRAGGMKAIEISKEL; this comes from the coding sequence ATGTCGTATTTACGTAGAGCAAAGAGAGAACTGCGACTCCTATGGCGTGATCCCCTTCTTGCCCTGTTAGTTGGAGGGGTTGCCTTATCACTTATTCTTTTTGTTCTTTATCCCCTTATTTCAGTGTTGATCAAAAGTTTTCAATCTCAGGAAGGACTTTATTCTTTACAAAACTACCATCGTTTCTTTACTTTTCGCTATTTGCGAAATGCATTAAAAAATAGTCTTCTTGTGGGGACCGCAACAGGATGTGTTGGTGTTTTTATAGGTTATATAGCTGCTTTTACTGTTACCAGAACGACAATTCCAGCGAAGAAATTTTTACACGTGCTCTTCATTTTGCCTATAATTTCGCCTCCTTTTACAAGTTCCCTTGCTATCTTGATGCTCTTCGGAGCAAACGGTCTTATCACCAAGGGTGTTTTAGGTTTAAAAAATTTCAGCATATATGGTTTTAAAGGTGTACTTCTTTCGCAGATTTTTACATTCGCTCCAGTTGCGTATCTAACGTTAAGGGGGGTATTGGAGTCGTTGAATCCAACGTTGGAGGATGCAGCTATGAATGTTGGAGCATCTCGTATGCAAACATTTTGGAAGGTAACGTTACCTCTGAGTCTTCCTGGAATAGCCAGTGCCTTTCTTGTTGTTTTTATTGAATCTCTCGCTGATTTTGGAAATCCTCTCGTTTTGGCAGGGAGCCGTTTCCCCATGCTTTCTACACAGGCATATCTGGAAATTACGGGGTCATTTAACCTTCCTTTGGGAGCGGCGTTGGCGGTAGTCTTGCTTCTTCCGTCTATTACAGCTTTTGCAATACAGCGCTATTACCTTGAAAAACGACAATATACGACAATAACAGGTAAACCTGTAGCTTCATCGTCAAAGCTTGTTAGCCGAGGTGCTCGAAAAGTTTTGCAATCCTTTGTTGTTGCATTTGCCCTCTTCGTACTCCTTTTTTATGGCACAATCTTTGTTGGCGCAATGATAAATGTGTGGGGATATGACTTTTCTTTGACTGCTAAACATTTTCTCTATGCTTTGAGTGTTGGATTCGAAACGATAAAAGATACGTTGATTGTTGCCCTCTTATCTACACCTATTTCAGGACTTCTCGGTATGCTTATTGCCTTCCTTGTTGTTCGACAGCGTTTCCCTGGAAAGGGTACGATTGAATTTGTTTCTATTTTAAATTTTGCTGTGCCGGGAACAGTTGTGGGTATTGGGTATATTTTGGCCTTCAACAAACCGCCTCTTCTTCTTATCGGAACATTGGCCATTCTCGTGCTTAACTTTATTTTCCGTTATATCCCTGTGGGTATTCAATCAGGAATAGCTGTATTGCGACAGATTGATCCAGCCATAGAGGAGGCTGCTCAGAATCTGGGGGCAGATGGAGTAACTACCTTTAGGAAGATAACTTTGCCTCTTATTGCGCCAGCCTTTTTTTCCGCGCTTGTTTTTGCTTTTGTTCGTGCCATGACAGCTATTAGTTCTGCAATCTTCCTTGTTTCTGCACGATGGAACTTGCTTACAGTTCAGATTCTTAACGAGGTTGGGTCGGGGCGTTTAGGTGTAGCGGCCGCTTTTAGTGTGATTCTTGTCGTAATTGTTCTTTGCGCAATTGTTATTATAAGCCGTCTTGTTTCAGGCAGAGCGGGTGGGATGAAAGCCATAGAGATTTCAAAGGAGCTGTAA
- a CDS encoding ABC transporter ATP-binding protein has translation MELNINNLVKEFGSFDDPSNRVVAVDHVNLSVGEGELVTLLGPSGCGKTTLLRMIAGFEDPTSGDVFFGEERVNNVAPNQRNATMVFQSYAIFPHLNVYENIAFGLRLKKIKEKEIEEKMEQVIDLVGLTGLESRQPSQLSGGQQQRVALARAIVMEPALLLFDEPLSNLDAKLREQMRIEIRNLQKRLGITSVYVTHDQAEAMSISDRIVVMNKGRIVQIGTPFDLYARPANSFVAAFIGKVNFMPVRIKDKGCVQIGGATLQVTEMPSGCSVDDTLIAALRPESLIIGHITEESNIYDRGRIIRRTFLGTIIEYEIEVHNEYFSENLIVHTVNPMTPDLFEIGETVFIRCKEEAIHILCETPDLSNSR, from the coding sequence ATGGAACTTAATATAAATAATCTAGTTAAAGAATTTGGCAGTTTCGATGATCCATCAAATAGAGTAGTTGCTGTCGATCACGTCAATCTTTCTGTTGGGGAGGGAGAGCTAGTAACTCTATTAGGACCTAGCGGTTGTGGTAAAACAACGTTACTTCGAATGATTGCTGGTTTTGAGGATCCTACTTCTGGCGACGTCTTCTTTGGTGAAGAGAGAGTGAACAATGTGGCCCCCAATCAAAGGAATGCTACTATGGTCTTTCAATCCTATGCTATTTTCCCCCACCTTAACGTCTATGAGAATATTGCTTTTGGTCTTCGCCTTAAAAAGATAAAAGAAAAAGAGATAGAAGAGAAGATGGAACAAGTTATTGATTTAGTGGGGTTAACAGGATTGGAATCTCGGCAACCGAGCCAACTTTCAGGAGGTCAGCAGCAACGGGTCGCTTTAGCACGAGCCATAGTTATGGAACCCGCCCTTCTTCTTTTTGATGAACCTCTTTCTAACCTTGATGCAAAATTGAGAGAACAAATGCGCATAGAAATACGGAATTTGCAAAAAAGACTGGGAATTACAAGTGTGTATGTTACACACGATCAAGCAGAAGCCATGAGCATTTCAGACCGTATTGTCGTTATGAACAAAGGGCGAATAGTGCAGATTGGAACACCTTTTGATCTATATGCGAGGCCGGCAAACTCTTTTGTCGCTGCTTTTATTGGTAAGGTCAATTTTATGCCGGTTCGTATCAAAGACAAGGGGTGTGTACAGATAGGAGGAGCGACCTTACAGGTAACGGAAATGCCATCTGGATGTAGTGTTGATGATACTCTCATTGCAGCATTACGCCCCGAGTCTCTCATAATAGGCCATATCACTGAGGAGAGTAACATTTACGATAGGGGTAGAATTATCCGCAGAACGTTTTTAGGTACAATCATCGAATATGAAATAGAGGTTCACAACGAATATTTCAGTGAAAATCTCATTGTTCATACTGTGAACCCCATGACTCCAGATCTTTTTGAAATAGGCGAAACCGTGTTTATTCGGTGTAAAGAAGAAGCTATTCACATCTTATGTGAAACTCCTGACCTTTCTAACAGCAGATAA